From the genome of Gemmatimonadales bacterium, one region includes:
- a CDS encoding prepilin-type N-terminal cleavage/methylation domain-containing protein — protein sequence MSRVRRGFTMIELLTVLIVLALLSGLAILRYIDLRNRALAVQASADLETVRLAAYSAWYETGNWPADAGPGVMPPELASYLPGGFSFQRNEYSLDWENFAPPGGGPSGGMQIGVVLSASTTRMSNTLVQVLGNKTPFVVNGDEITYVIVGPDGRS from the coding sequence ATGAGCCGGGTCCGCCGCGGCTTCACCATGATCGAGCTGCTCACGGTCTTGATCGTATTGGCGCTGCTGAGCGGACTCGCCATTCTCCGCTACATCGATCTGCGAAACCGGGCGCTCGCCGTCCAGGCGAGCGCGGATCTGGAGACTGTGCGGCTCGCCGCCTACAGCGCCTGGTACGAGACCGGGAACTGGCCGGCCGACGCCGGACCCGGCGTCATGCCGCCGGAGCTGGCCAGCTACCTCCCCGGTGGCTTCAGCTTTCAGCGCAACGAGTACTCCCTCGACTGGGAGAACTTCGCTCCGCCCGGCGGTGGCCCGTCCGGCGGGATGCAGATCGGCGTGGTCCTGAGCGCCTCCACCACCCGGATGAGCAACACCCTGGTGCAGGTCCTGGGAAACAAGACGCCGTTCGTGGTCAATGGCGACGAGATCACCTACGTGATCGTGGGCCCCGACGGAAGGAGCTGA